From a single Mangifera indica cultivar Alphonso chromosome 19, CATAS_Mindica_2.1, whole genome shotgun sequence genomic region:
- the LOC123203414 gene encoding uncharacterized protein LOC123203414: protein MASNLVQLHVPMLTKDNYGKWCIQFKALFGSQDLWDIVSTGYMDPTLEEEEAYTPEQKNTLKDQRKKDKKALFFLYQGLDDNTFEKISKATTSKAIWDKLAIIHKGVERVKKNDEQLEDVRVIEKMLRSLTPSFKHVVTAIEESKNLEIMTIEELLGSFRVHELRIRKRVNNANCEQALELKMTSENNSGRWGRGRGSPAHRGCRHGRRRGNPIKTRNLQFGEGKSTLQCWNYK, encoded by the exons ATGGCTTCCAACTTGGTGCAACTCCATGTACCTATGTTGACCAAAGACAACTATGGAAAATGGTGCATTCAATTTAAGGCATTATTCGGCTCACAAGACTTGTGGGATATTGTTAGCACTGGCTATATGGATCCTActctagaagaagaagaggcgTACACTCCAGAACAGAAGAATACTCTTAAGGACCAACGCAAAAAAGACAAGAAAGctcttttcttcctttatcAAGGACTGGATGATAACACTTTTGAGAAAATCTCAAAGGCCACCACTAGCAAGGCAATATGGGACAAACTGGCCATTATTCACAAAGGAGTGGAACGAGTTAAGAAG AATGATGAACAGCTTGAGGACGTACGTGTGATTGAAAAGATGTTACGCTCCCTTACTCCAAGTTTTAAGCATGTAGTCACGGCTATTGAAGAGTCGAAAAATTTAGAGATCATGACAATTGAAGAGTTACTAGGGTCATTTCGAGTCCATGAATTGCGCATTCGAAAGCGTGTTAATAATGCAAATTGTGAACAAGCTTTGGAATTGAAAATGACTTCTGAAAATAATAGTGGTAGATGGGGAAGAGGTCGTGGAAGCCCCGCTCATCGAGGTTGTAGACACGGACGCAGACGTGGAAATCCAATTAAGACAAGAAACTTACAATTTGGTGAAGGAAAATCAACTCTGCAATGTTGGAATTACAAATAG